In the Setaria italica strain Yugu1 chromosome VI, Setaria_italica_v2.0, whole genome shotgun sequence genome, one interval contains:
- the LOC101770879 gene encoding auxin-responsive protein SAUR72 has product MAKGGLSKLRCMIRRWHSSSRIARAPPSPGEDDGAIAGVEEDARGASFHGADEVPKGLHPVYVGKSRRRYLIAEELVGHPLFRTLVDRSGGGGSAGAAEAGCTVVGCEVVLFEHLLWMLENADPPPESLDELVEYYAC; this is encoded by the coding sequence ATGGCGAAGGGCGGGCTGAGCAAGCTGCGGTGCATGATCCGGAGGTGGCACTCGTCCAGCCGgatcgcccgcgcgccgccgtcgcccggcgaggacgacggcgccatcgccggcgtggaggaggacgcGCGCGGCGCGTCGTTCCACGGCGCGGACGAGGTGCCCAAGGGCCTGCACCCGGTCTACGTCGGCAAGTCGCGCCGCCGGTACCTCATcgccgaggagctcgtcggCCACCCGCTGTTCCGGACCCTCGTcgaccgcagcggcggcggcggcagcgccggcgccgccgaggcgggCTGCACCGTCGTCGGCTGCGAGGTGGTCCTGTTCGAGCACCTCCTCTGGATGCTCGAGAACGCGGACCCGCCGCCGGAGTCCCTCGATGAGCTCGTCGAGTACTACGCGTGCTGA